CGCAATACGAGGTAACAAAGCGTCCGGCCCGTTCCGGCGTTTCCGCAGCGGCAAAACAGTTTGCCCTCCCTCACGCCCGCCCCGGCGACGAGCAATTACCTGCCCGCCGGACTATTACACGAATCCAAGCATAACCATGCCTTCATACGAAACCCCTTCGAAACGGGAAATCCCCGCTGACGAAGCCAACTACCAACCCGGAAACAGCTCCAAAAACGAGCTCACAGACGAAGAAGCCGAGCAATCCGAAGAGCGTAAGGCCATCACCTGGAGCGACTTGGCCGAAGAGAAAGAAAAAGACGTCTTGGCCCCTCTGCTCGAATCCGGGCCCCGCGCTCCCTGCCAGATCACTGCGGACGGCTCAGCCCCGCAAAGTTCTGTGCGCCGCCTGACCGGCGCCCCCACCGAAGAAACTGCTCCCATCAACCTGCGTGGTCGCGTCAAAGCGCCCAAATCCCAGGAAAAGGAAGCCGATGGTGCCCAGCCGGGTGAAGTCGATCCCAGCAGCTTCGAAGAATCCCTCAGTGGCCATGCCGCTCAGGGTTACCCGGAGCAGGCTTCCAAGCCGGCCCGTGAACGCCGTCCCAAGCCCGAAGACAAAGAGCAGGATAGCGACGACACGCCGACTCCGGCCAAAGAACGTTTTTACGCCAAGGACGAGGAAAACGAGGACGACGACGTCCCCATGAACCTCGACAACAGCGCTGACGAAGACAACTCGGATGACTCCGACGAGTCAGCCGAGCAGAGTGGCGAAGCCAAGTCTGCCACCGAAGCTGACGGAGAAGACCAGCCGCGCAAGCGCCGCCGTCGCCGCCGTCGCTCAGGCCGCAAAAACGATGGTGAGTCCTCCGAAGACGGAGACGACTCCTCTGAAGCCCGCGAACGCTCCGGTAACCGTGAGCGCAGCGAGCGCTCCGATCGCGGTGGTCGCGGCGAGGGCAACAATCGCGGTAACCGTGGCAACCGTAACCGTGGCGAGCGCGGTGAACGCGGTGGCCGTGGTGAACGTGGCGAGCGCAACAACCGCGGTGAACGTGGTCCGCGCCGGGACGGCCAGGGCAACCGCAATGAGCGCCCTGCCCCCAAGCCCGAGCCCGCCAAGTCCGGTGGCCTCTTCGGCAAACTCAAGTCGGCTATCGGCTCTATTTTCGGTGCCTCTGAAGCTCCCGCCAAAAGCGAACCGAGCGAGAAAAAGTCCTCCGATGACCGCCCCCAGCAGCGCCGCGGCCGCGGTGGAAATCGCCGGGGTGGCCAGGGTGGCAACCGTGGTCAGGGCGGCAATCGCCGTCAGGGCGAAGGCAACCGCAACCGCCAGCCCCGTGGGGAAGGCGAAGGTAGCGGTAACGGCCAGCGCCGTCGTCGCCGCCGCTCCGGTGGTGGTAATCGCCGCCCCGAAGGCAGCGATAACAACCGCTCCAACGATTAACCGGACGCGCCCGCATGGACGTCGTCCGCATCAGAGGTGGTCAGCGCCTCGCCGGTACTGTTGAGATCGGCGGGGCGAAGAACGCCTGCCTGCCCATTTTCGCAGCCTGCCTGCTCACGGCAGAGCCCGTCACCATCCGCAATGTCCCCGACCTGAGCGATCTGCGCTTCATGGCGGAGATACTGGAGCGGCTCGGGGCTACCGTTGAGCGGCTCGACCCGCACACCTGGCGCATCACAGCAGCCCAGGTCGCGACCCGTGCGCCCTATGATCTGGTCCGCAAGATGCGCGCCTCCGTCTGCCTGATGGGCCCGATGGTCGCCCGTATGAAGCGCGCGGAGGTCTCCCTCCCCGGCGGCTGCGTGATCGGCCCGCGTCCGATCGACCTGCACATCAAGGGCCTCTCCAAGCTCAACTGCGGCGTCCAGATCGAGAACGGCTACGTCAAACTCGACGGCTCCAACCTGCGCGGCGGAGAAGTCTTTCTCGGTGGTCGCCACGGCAGCACCGTCACCGGCACCGCCAACATCCTGATGGCCGCCGTCCTCACACCCGGCCACACGCGCATCGACAGTGCCGCCTGCGAGCCGGAGGTCGTCGACCTCTGCCGTCTGCTCAATCAGATGGGCGCGAAGATCACCGGTATCGGCAGCCACGCCCTGCACGTCGAGGGGGTGGATGCGCTTCATGGTACCGATTACAGTGTGCTCTCCGACCGCATCGAGGCGGGCACCTACCTGCTGGCCGGAGCCGTCACCCACAGCGACATCACGGTCAAAGGCGCTCAGGCCGAGCACCTGGCAGCCTTTTTGGACAAACTTTCCGAGGCCGGTCTGGTCTTCGAGATCATCGACGCGAACACCATCCGCGTGCGCGGCGATAAATCCGAACTGCGTCCGGTGGACGTCATCACCCTGCCCCATCCGGGCTTCCCGACGGACCTGCAGGCGCAGACCTGCACCCTGCTCGCGCTCATCCCGGGCCTGAGCATCGTGACCGAGCGCGTTTACCCAAACCGCTTCATGCACGTGCCCGAGCTGGGTCGCATGGGTGCTGATATTTCCATCGAGGGCCCCAGCGCCGTGATCAAGGGCGGCCTGCCGCTCTCCGGCGCTCCCGTGATGGCCAGCGACCTGCGCGCCAGCGCTGCGCTCATCCTTGCCGGTCTGGCTGCCAGTGGAGAAACCTGGGTCCAGCGCATCTACCACCTCGACCGCGGCTACGAAAAGTTCGACGAGAAGCTCGCCGCCCTCGGCGCCGATGTCGCGCGCCTCTCCGACACAGAGATGCCCAAAGACCTCTCGGTCGAAATGTAGCGGGTTGCACCCGCTGGCATTGATGGGGCTCCGCCCCATCGCTCACTGCGTTCGCTGCCCCCTTAAACATGCTGATCCAGCCGGACCGAGGGTGCAGCCCACGGCTGCCGCGGTATCTAGAGGAGTGAAGCCCCAGAATAAACTTGGCGGGGGTGAAGAAATGGGTGAATGTTTGTGCATGTCCGAACCGGAAAAAGGCACTGATTATCTCCAGCATGTTCTGGAGGCTCCGGAAACGGCGCAGGAGAAGGCCTTGCGGCCGCTTTCCTTCGCCGACTTCAACGGCCAGGGCAAGACCATCGAGCGCCTGGAGGTGATGGTCGGCGCGGCACGCAGCCGCGGTGAGGCACTCAACCACATCCTGCTGCACGGCCCGCCCGGACTCGGTAAGACCACCCTCGCGCTCATTCT
This genomic interval from Ruficoccus sp. ZRK36 contains the following:
- the murA gene encoding UDP-N-acetylglucosamine 1-carboxyvinyltransferase, coding for MDVVRIRGGQRLAGTVEIGGAKNACLPIFAACLLTAEPVTIRNVPDLSDLRFMAEILERLGATVERLDPHTWRITAAQVATRAPYDLVRKMRASVCLMGPMVARMKRAEVSLPGGCVIGPRPIDLHIKGLSKLNCGVQIENGYVKLDGSNLRGGEVFLGGRHGSTVTGTANILMAAVLTPGHTRIDSAACEPEVVDLCRLLNQMGAKITGIGSHALHVEGVDALHGTDYSVLSDRIEAGTYLLAGAVTHSDITVKGAQAEHLAAFLDKLSEAGLVFEIIDANTIRVRGDKSELRPVDVITLPHPGFPTDLQAQTCTLLALIPGLSIVTERVYPNRFMHVPELGRMGADISIEGPSAVIKGGLPLSGAPVMASDLRASAALILAGLAASGETWVQRIYHLDRGYEKFDEKLAALGADVARLSDTEMPKDLSVEM